In Rutidosis leptorrhynchoides isolate AG116_Rl617_1_P2 chromosome 2, CSIRO_AGI_Rlap_v1, whole genome shotgun sequence, one genomic interval encodes:
- the LOC139888823 gene encoding uncharacterized protein, whose amino-acid sequence MGESGDATGSLTLINKLDFGDPLYLHPSDTTSGTPIISIKLKGTENYNIWSRSMLLALGTKNKHDFINESCVKSTTDATLASQWDICNTVVLSWMLGTLSEELYNGQIYSTNALTVWNDLKETYDKIDGSFLMGLNDAYMSVRSNILLRDPLPDVKTAYAIIAREESHKISSSKDTNNKTQTSAFEAQGPIKHNNNNNVSNFHNSNRASTSGSSPISFSNEQIPKLLSLINDVPTSVPTNSMSAMEVGHPNGTQALIKGIGNLVLNNFITLKDVLIVSEYYDLRGKKIKGIGKEEGGLYIFNNSENKCKDNFNDNFVTCAASSNLWHMRLGHPSDQVLLVLKNKLNLKIRIEEEPCDICDNAKQSRSPFPLSDHKTSSLGELVHLNLWGPFKIQTKEGFKSFFNCG is encoded by the exons ATGGGGGAGAGTGGTGATGCTACTGGTTCTTTAACCCTAATCAACAAACTTGATTTTGGAGATCCTTTGTATTTGCATCCAAGTGATACTACATCTGGTACACCTATTATTTCTATAAAACTTAAAGGTACTGAAAACTATAACATTTGGAGTAGATCAATGCTTCTTGCATTGGGTACTAAAAACAAACATGATTTTATTAATGAATCTTGTGTTAAAAGTACAACTGATGCTACTCTTGCAAGTCAATGGGATATATGTAACACTGTAGTGTTGTCTTGGATGCTTGGTACTTTATCTGAAGAGTTGTATAATGGTCAAATATACAGTACTAATGCTTTAACTGTATGGAATGATTTAAAGGAAACTTATGATAAGATTGATGGTTCT TTCTTAATGGGTTTAAATGATGCTTATATGTCTGTAAGAAGTAATATACTGTTAAGGGATCCACTTCCAGATGTTAAAACTGCTTATGCTATCATTGCAAGAGAAGAATCTCACAAAATTAGTTCTtcaaaagatactaataataaaactCAAACATCTGCTTTTGAAGCTCAAGGTCcaattaagcataataataacaataatgtgtCCAACTTTCATAACAGCAACAGAG CAAGCACAAGTGGTTCTTCTCCTATTTCTTTTTCTAATGAACAGATACCCAAGCTTCTCAGTTTAATCAATGATGTTCCAACTTCGGTTCCCACAAACTCGATGTCTGCTATGGAAG TAGGACATCCTAATGGCACTCAAGCTTTAATTAAAGGAATAGGAAATCTTGTGTTAAATAATTTTATAACTTTAAAAGATGTTCTTATTGTTTCAGAATACTAT GATTTGAGGGGTAAGAAAATAAAAGGGATTGGTAAAGAAGAAGGTGGATTATACATCTTTAATAATTCTGAAAATAAATGTAAGGATAATTTCAATGATAATTTTGTAACTTGTGCTGCATCTTCAAATCTATGGCACATGAGACTTGGTCATCCTTCTGATCAAGTCCTGCTTgttcttaaaaataaacttaatcttAAAATAAGAATTGAAGAAGAACCTTGTGATATTTGTGACAATGCTAAACAAAGCAGAAGTCCTTTTCCTTTAAGTGATCATAAAACCTCAAGTTTAGGTGAACTTGTTCATCTGAACTTGTGGGGTCCTTTTAAAATTCAAACAAAAGAAGGATTTAAATCTTTTTTTAACTGTGGTTGA